In one window of Pseudooceanicola aestuarii DNA:
- a CDS encoding uracil-DNA glycosylase family protein: MSDRTAADLFDDIRACRICAARFAATRTAHAPRPVVWLRPSARVLIAGQAPGARVHASGRPFDDRSGDRLRDWMGVTRAEFYDLRHMAFLPTAFCFPGYDAKGSDLPPPAICAQTWHRSVLDQLPDLRLRLIIGAHAQRFHLGTRAPMTQVVAGWRNHLPGVIPLPHPSWRNTAWLKRNPWFETEVIPALRTRVQEALA, encoded by the coding sequence ATGTCCGACCGCACCGCTGCTGACCTCTTTGACGACATCCGCGCCTGCCGGATATGCGCCGCGCGCTTTGCCGCCACGCGGACGGCCCATGCGCCGCGCCCGGTGGTCTGGCTGCGGCCCTCGGCGCGGGTGCTGATCGCGGGGCAGGCGCCGGGCGCGCGGGTCCATGCCAGTGGCCGGCCCTTCGACGATCGCTCCGGCGACCGGCTGCGCGACTGGATGGGTGTCACACGCGCGGAATTCTACGACCTGCGGCACATGGCGTTCCTGCCCACGGCCTTCTGCTTTCCCGGTTATGACGCCAAGGGCAGCGACCTGCCGCCGCCGGCCATCTGCGCGCAGACATGGCATCGCTCGGTGCTTGACCAGTTGCCCGACCTGCGCCTTCGGCTGATCATCGGCGCCCATGCGCAGCGGTTCCATCTGGGGACAAGGGCGCCGATGACGCAGGTGGTGGCGGGCTGGCGCAACCACCTGCCGGGCGTGATCCCCTTGCCTCATCCCTCCTGGCGCAATACCGCATGGCTCAAGCGCAACCCCTGGTTCGAGACGGAGGTCATCCCGGCCCTGCGAACCCGCGTGCAGGAGGCATTGGCATGA
- the ptsP gene encoding phosphoenolpyruvate--protein phosphotransferase: protein MTETFETDTRAMLARLRDVMAEDAAGQARLDRITHLIADSMKTEVCSVYLFRDAETLELCATEGLKAEAVHQTRMRLGEGLVGRVARTGKYVNTADAPAERGFRYMPETGEEIYSSFLGVPVQRLGEKLGVLVVQSRTKRRYSDDEIYALEVVAMVLAEMAELGAFVGDGAALSARHTQPVVFRGTSAQEGTAEGHVWLHEPRVVITNPIAEDPHRERERLIEAVETLRISVDEMLEGVRSGDAEQLEVLEAYRMFANSKGWMRRMEEDIGRGLSAEAAVEKEQSTARARMATANDAYLRDRLHDLDDLSNRLLRILTGQGSETGAEMPKDPVLVARNIGPAELLDYGRSLRGIVLEQGSVGSHAAIVARALAIPLVVHADRITTEALNGDHVLVDGDNAAVHLRPEDSVATAFRDKIAMQAEAQERYASIRERPAITPCGTTINMTMNAGLMADLPSLDGSGAEGVGLFRTELQFLIRNQMPKRSELSALYARVLDAANGKRVVFRTLDIGSDKVLSYMKPNDEPNPALGWRAIRVGLDKPGVMRMQLQALLRAANGRPLSVMFPFVAQYEEYRAARAEMDKALERERILGHVLPETLEVGAMLETPSLAFAPRKFFEEVQFLSIGGNDLKQFFFAADRENERVRRRYDTLNVSFLTFLRSIVERCEDTGTPLSFCGEDAGRPVEAVCLAAMGLRSLSMRPASIGPVKSLLLRTNLQELREVIDAAADRGEQSVRGPVMAYLRGRP, encoded by the coding sequence ATGACCGAAACGTTCGAGACCGACACCCGCGCCATGCTGGCGCGTCTGCGGGATGTGATGGCGGAGGATGCCGCAGGTCAGGCCCGGCTTGACCGGATCACCCATTTGATCGCCGATTCGATGAAGACGGAGGTCTGCTCCGTCTATCTGTTCCGCGATGCGGAGACCCTTGAACTCTGCGCGACGGAGGGGCTGAAGGCCGAGGCGGTGCACCAGACCCGGATGCGTCTGGGCGAGGGGCTGGTCGGCCGCGTGGCGCGGACCGGCAAATACGTCAACACCGCCGATGCCCCCGCCGAACGCGGGTTCCGCTACATGCCGGAAACCGGAGAGGAGATATATTCCTCCTTCCTTGGCGTACCGGTGCAGCGCCTGGGGGAAAAGCTGGGCGTGCTCGTGGTGCAATCCCGGACCAAGCGGCGCTATTCCGACGACGAGATCTATGCGCTGGAGGTCGTCGCCATGGTCCTGGCCGAAATGGCCGAGCTGGGTGCCTTTGTCGGTGATGGCGCGGCGCTGTCGGCCCGGCATACGCAGCCGGTGGTCTTTCGCGGCACCTCGGCCCAGGAGGGCACCGCCGAAGGCCATGTCTGGCTGCACGAACCGCGCGTCGTGATCACCAACCCCATCGCCGAGGATCCGCACCGCGAACGCGAACGCCTGATCGAGGCGGTGGAGACGCTGCGCATCTCGGTGGACGAGATGCTGGAGGGCGTGCGCAGCGGCGATGCCGAACAGCTGGAAGTGCTCGAAGCGTACCGCATGTTCGCCAATTCCAAGGGCTGGATGCGCCGCATGGAAGAGGACATCGGTCGTGGCCTGTCCGCCGAGGCTGCGGTGGAAAAGGAACAATCCACCGCCCGCGCCCGTATGGCCACCGCCAACGATGCCTATCTGCGCGACCGGCTGCACGATCTGGACGACCTCTCCAACCGCCTGCTCCGCATCCTGACCGGTCAGGGCAGCGAAACCGGGGCCGAAATGCCCAAGGATCCGGTCCTGGTGGCGCGCAACATCGGCCCGGCGGAACTGTTGGACTACGGCCGGTCCCTGCGCGGCATCGTGTTGGAACAGGGCTCGGTCGGGTCGCACGCCGCCATTGTCGCCCGCGCGCTGGCAATCCCGCTGGTGGTTCATGCCGACCGCATCACCACCGAGGCGCTGAACGGCGATCACGTGCTGGTCGATGGCGACAACGCCGCCGTGCACCTGCGCCCCGAGGACAGCGTTGCCACCGCCTTTCGCGACAAGATCGCCATGCAGGCGGAGGCCCAGGAACGCTATGCCTCCATCCGCGAACGACCCGCGATCACGCCCTGCGGCACCACGATCAACATGACGATGAACGCCGGGCTGATGGCGGATCTACCCTCTCTCGACGGGTCGGGCGCCGAGGGCGTGGGCCTGTTCCGCACGGAGCTGCAATTCCTGATCCGCAACCAGATGCCCAAGCGGTCCGAGCTTTCGGCCCTTTATGCACGCGTGCTGGACGCGGCCAATGGCAAGAGGGTGGTGTTCCGCACCCTCGACATCGGGTCGGACAAGGTGCTGTCCTACATGAAACCCAATGACGAGCCGAACCCCGCCCTGGGCTGGCGCGCCATCCGGGTCGGGCTGGACAAGCCGGGGGTGATGCGGATGCAGCTACAGGCCCTGCTGCGCGCCGCCAATGGGCGGCCGCTGTCGGTCATGTTTCCCTTTGTCGCGCAATACGAGGAATACCGCGCCGCCCGCGCGGAGATGGACAAGGCGCTGGAGCGGGAGCGGATTCTGGGCCATGTCCTGCCCGAAACGCTGGAAGTGGGGGCGATGCTGGAAACCCCGTCCCTCGCCTTTGCGCCGCGCAAGTTCTTCGAAGAGGTGCAGTTCCTGTCCATCGGTGGCAACGATCTGAAACAGTTCTTCTTTGCCGCCGACCGCGAGAACGAGCGGGTGCGCCGCCGCTATGACACGCTGAACGTCAGCTTCCTGACCTTCCTGCGATCCATCGTCGAGCGTTGCGAAGACACCGGCACGCCCCTGTCCTTCTGCGGTGAGGATGCCGGCCGCCCGGTAGAGGCCGTATGCCTGGCCGCCATGGGCCTGCGTTCGCTGTCGATGCGCCCGGCCTCCATCGGGCCGGTCAAAAGCCTGCTGCTGCGCACCAACCTGCAAGAGCTGCGGGAGGTGATCGATGCCGCCGCCGACCGGGGTGAGCAATCGGTGCGCGGCCCCGTCATGGCCTACCTGCGGGGCCGCCCGTGA
- a CDS encoding FAD-binding oxidoreductase — protein MNALNPADAALADRLRPQLEPASFREVAPRYLEEPRGAWHGQAGLVLAPGSTAEVSAILAAANDARVPVIPYGGGTGLVGGQVMPDGPAPLVLSMERMAAIREVSPRDNVMVAEAGAILADLHSAAEAHDRLFPLSIAAHGTARIGGNLATNAGGVNVLRYGNTRDLCLGIEAVLADGRVMNTLTRLRKDNTGYDLRNLLIGSEGTLGVITAAALKLFPRPARTGTALMVVPSPEAALDLLAHSRDIAGETISAFELIAGTGLDFLAETMPQVRRPFDPAPDWLVLVELGTGADQDPDALLETIFTAALEGGLVADGLIAQSRGQATEFWNLREMLPEANRLIGAVASHDVSLPMAVIPEFIARGRALGAEFGDLRLNCFGHLGDGNLHFNFFPPRGTAKATLAHLKAPVMRAVHDLVHEYRGSVSAEHGIGRLKVDDMRRYGDPVRLEMMYGIKQVFDPNGILNPGAVLPPR, from the coding sequence GTGAATGCGCTGAACCCCGCCGACGCCGCCCTGGCAGACCGGCTGCGCCCGCAGCTGGAACCGGCGAGTTTCCGGGAGGTCGCGCCCCGCTATCTTGAGGAGCCGCGCGGCGCCTGGCACGGTCAGGCCGGGCTGGTGCTGGCACCGGGCTCCACGGCGGAGGTCTCTGCCATCCTGGCCGCCGCCAATGACGCGCGGGTGCCGGTGATCCCATATGGCGGCGGCACCGGGCTGGTCGGCGGGCAGGTCATGCCCGACGGCCCTGCCCCGCTGGTGCTGTCGATGGAACGCATGGCCGCGATCCGCGAAGTCTCTCCCCGTGACAATGTCATGGTGGCCGAAGCAGGGGCCATCCTGGCCGATCTGCACAGCGCGGCAGAGGCACATGACCGCCTGTTCCCGCTGTCCATCGCCGCCCATGGCACCGCCCGGATCGGCGGCAATCTGGCGACCAATGCGGGCGGTGTGAACGTGCTGCGCTACGGCAATACCCGTGACCTGTGCCTGGGGATCGAGGCGGTGCTGGCCGATGGCCGCGTCATGAACACGCTGACCCGGCTGCGCAAGGACAACACCGGCTACGACCTGCGCAACCTGCTGATCGGATCGGAGGGGACGCTGGGCGTGATCACCGCCGCCGCGCTGAAGCTGTTCCCCCGGCCCGCGCGGACCGGCACCGCGCTGATGGTCGTCCCCTCGCCCGAAGCGGCGCTGGACCTGCTGGCGCACAGCCGCGACATCGCCGGAGAGACCATATCCGCCTTCGAGCTGATCGCCGGCACCGGGCTGGACTTCCTGGCCGAGACGATGCCCCAGGTCCGCCGCCCCTTCGATCCCGCGCCCGACTGGCTGGTGCTGGTAGAGCTGGGCACCGGCGCCGACCAGGATCCCGACGCTCTGCTGGAGACGATTTTCACCGCCGCGCTTGAGGGCGGGCTGGTGGCGGACGGGCTGATCGCGCAATCCCGCGGCCAGGCGACGGAATTCTGGAACCTGCGGGAAATGCTGCCCGAGGCGAACCGCCTGATCGGCGCGGTGGCCAGTCACGATGTCTCCCTGCCGATGGCGGTGATTCCCGAATTCATCGCCCGCGGTCGTGCCCTGGGGGCCGAATTCGGCGACCTAAGGCTGAACTGCTTTGGTCACCTGGGCGACGGCAACCTGCATTTCAATTTTTTCCCGCCGCGCGGCACGGCCAAGGCCACGCTGGCCCATCTGAAGGCGCCAGTGATGCGGGCGGTGCATGATCTGGTGCATGAATATCGCGGATCGGTCAGCGCAGAACACGGTATCGGCCGGCTGAAGGTCGATGACATGCGCCGCTATGGTGATCCCGTGCGGTTGGAAATGATGTACGGGATCAAGCAGGTCTTCGATCCCAACGGCATCCTGAACCCCGGCGCTGTGCTGCCGCCGCGCTGA
- a CDS encoding EcsC family protein: MTQHAPEFDDLPPEDLPPEVSAELDALARRYRRAGGVGMQVLGMIGGQAENLLDKLPRDITRRLDRATELALTTANRAAHQSRDVVGDQPDWLNRAMTTAMGAAGGFGGLPSALAELPVTTTVLLRAIQGVAAEHGFDPAEENVQFDCIQVFAAAGPLGRNEGADMAFLTSRVAITGTTVQSLITRVAPRLAQVLGQKLAAQTVPVLGAMAGAATNFAYTSYYQEIAHVHFGLRRLAIESDIAQPRLVEGLRARVTAKPIRKS; this comes from the coding sequence ATGACCCAGCACGCCCCCGAATTCGACGATCTGCCTCCCGAGGATCTGCCCCCCGAGGTCTCCGCCGAACTGGATGCGCTGGCCCGGCGCTATCGTCGCGCCGGCGGCGTGGGGATGCAGGTGCTGGGCATGATCGGCGGCCAGGCGGAGAACCTTCTGGACAAGTTGCCCCGCGACATCACCCGCCGGCTGGACCGGGCCACCGAACTGGCCCTGACCACCGCCAACCGCGCGGCGCACCAATCACGTGATGTGGTGGGCGATCAGCCGGACTGGCTGAACCGCGCGATGACCACGGCGATGGGCGCGGCGGGCGGATTTGGCGGTCTGCCCTCGGCGCTGGCAGAGCTGCCGGTGACGACGACGGTGCTGCTGCGCGCGATCCAGGGGGTTGCGGCCGAACACGGTTTCGACCCGGCAGAGGAGAACGTGCAGTTCGATTGCATACAGGTCTTTGCCGCCGCCGGGCCGTTGGGCCGCAACGAGGGGGCGGACATGGCCTTCCTCACCTCCCGCGTGGCGATCACCGGGACAACAGTGCAATCCCTGATCACCCGGGTCGCGCCCCGATTGGCGCAGGTTCTGGGCCAGAAGCTGGCCGCGCAGACGGTGCCGGTGCTGGGGGCGATGGCGGGGGCCGCGACGAATTTCGCCTATACCAGCTACTACCAGGAAATCGCGCATGTGCATTTCGGGCTGCGCCGCCTGGCCATCGAAAGCGACATCGCCCAGCCCCGGCTGGTCGAAGGGTTGCGCGCCCGCGTCACAGCGAAACCGATCCGCAAGTCCTGA
- a CDS encoding permease has protein sequence MTEMILTNYRSLRARIDGAWLAVAVILALIALLDPPQTLPSIAFTGNALLHTLPFITFAVLAIGYLKATGAETLLARAFQGQELRMIPLAALLGGLSPFCSCEVIPFIAALLAVGTPLSAVMAFWLASPLMDPAMFSITAGTLGLDFALAKTVAAVGLGAMGGLVVMSMKRSVVFADPLREQPAVGGCCGVKQPFQGRPVWRFWNEPPRRETFRETTLTNALFLLKWLTLAYLLESIMLQYVPADWIAGVLGGTGPMPVILGALVGAPAYLNGYAAVPLVAGLLDQGMAQGAAMSFVIAGGVSCIPAAVAVWALVKPRIFAAYLGLAITGAMLAGLIWGAVA, from the coding sequence ATGACTGAGATGATCCTGACCAATTACCGCAGCCTGCGCGCCCGGATCGATGGCGCGTGGCTGGCCGTCGCGGTGATCCTGGCGTTGATCGCGCTGCTGGACCCGCCGCAAACCTTGCCCAGCATAGCCTTTACCGGCAACGCGCTGCTACACACCCTGCCCTTCATCACCTTTGCCGTGCTGGCCATCGGCTACCTGAAGGCCACGGGGGCCGAGACGCTGCTGGCCCGCGCCTTCCAGGGGCAGGAGTTGCGGATGATCCCGCTGGCCGCGCTGCTGGGCGGGCTGTCGCCGTTCTGTTCCTGCGAGGTGATCCCCTTCATCGCGGCCTTGCTGGCGGTCGGCACGCCATTGTCTGCGGTGATGGCCTTCTGGCTGGCGTCGCCGCTGATGGACCCGGCGATGTTCTCCATCACGGCGGGCACGCTGGGGCTGGATTTCGCGCTGGCCAAGACAGTGGCCGCCGTCGGGCTTGGCGCCATGGGCGGGCTGGTCGTGATGTCGATGAAGCGATCGGTCGTCTTCGCCGATCCCTTGCGCGAACAGCCGGCCGTCGGTGGCTGTTGCGGAGTGAAACAGCCGTTCCAGGGCCGCCCCGTCTGGCGCTTCTGGAACGAGCCCCCCCGGCGCGAGACCTTCCGCGAGACGACGCTGACCAATGCGCTGTTCCTGCTGAAATGGCTGACCCTGGCCTACCTGCTGGAATCCATCATGCTGCAATACGTGCCCGCCGACTGGATTGCCGGAGTGCTGGGCGGCACCGGCCCGATGCCGGTGATCCTGGGCGCTCTGGTCGGCGCGCCGGCCTACCTGAACGGCTATGCCGCCGTGCCGCTGGTGGCGGGACTGCTGGATCAGGGCATGGCGCAAGGCGCGGCGATGTCCTTTGTCATCGCGGGCGGGGTCAGTTGCATCCCGGCGGCGGTGGCGGTCTGGGCGCTGGTGAAACCACGGATCTTTGCCGCTTATCTCGGCCTGGCGATCACCGGCGCGATGCTGGCCGGGCTGATCTGGGGCGCGGTGGCCTGA
- a CDS encoding aspartate kinase: MPVLVMKFGGTSVATLDRIRRAAKRVGVEVAKGYDVIVIVSAMSGKTNELVGWVNETSPLYDAREYDAVVSSGENVTAGLMALVLQEMDVPARSWQGWQVPLKTNSSHSSARIEEIPTDNINAKFGEGMKVAVVAGFQGISPEGRITTLGRGGSDTTAVAFAAAFDAERCDIYTDVDGVYTTDPRIADKARKLDRIAFEEMLELASLGAKVLQTRSVELAMRYGVKLRVLSSFEEMSDNAGTLVCAEEDIMESNVVSGIAYSRDEAKMTLISVADRPGIAAAIFGPLSEAGVNVDMIIQNIAEEGRTDMTFSCPTDQVKRAEQALHAAREAGDINFHDLVADTNVAKISAVGIGMRSQSGVAAKMFKTLSDDGINIKVIATSEIKISVLIDRKYMELAVQALHDAFELEKA; this comes from the coding sequence ATGCCCGTTCTCGTGATGAAATTCGGTGGCACCTCCGTCGCCACGCTTGACCGAATCCGCCGCGCCGCCAAACGCGTGGGCGTCGAGGTTGCCAAGGGCTATGACGTCATCGTCATCGTCTCCGCCATGTCGGGCAAGACCAACGAGTTGGTCGGCTGGGTGAACGAGACTTCGCCCCTGTACGACGCGCGTGAATATGACGCCGTCGTCTCCTCCGGAGAGAACGTGACCGCCGGGCTGATGGCGCTGGTGTTGCAGGAAATGGACGTGCCGGCGCGCAGCTGGCAGGGCTGGCAGGTGCCGCTGAAGACGAATTCGTCGCATTCTTCGGCCCGGATCGAGGAAATCCCCACCGACAACATCAACGCCAAGTTCGGCGAAGGCATGAAGGTCGCGGTGGTCGCCGGATTTCAGGGGATCTCCCCGGAAGGGCGGATCACCACGCTGGGCCGGGGCGGGTCGGATACCACCGCCGTGGCCTTTGCCGCCGCATTCGACGCGGAACGCTGCGATATCTACACCGATGTGGATGGCGTCTACACCACCGATCCGCGTATCGCCGACAAGGCCCGCAAGCTGGATCGCATCGCCTTCGAGGAGATGCTCGAACTGGCCTCTCTGGGGGCCAAGGTGTTGCAGACCCGTTCGGTGGAACTGGCCATGCGCTACGGCGTGAAGCTGCGCGTGCTGTCCAGCTTCGAGGAAATGAGTGACAATGCCGGCACATTGGTTTGTGCCGAGGAGGACATCATGGAATCCAACGTGGTTTCGGGCATCGCCTATTCGCGCGACGAGGCGAAGATGACCCTGATTTCGGTTGCCGATCGCCCCGGCATCGCCGCCGCGATCTTCGGCCCGCTCAGCGAGGCGGGGGTGAACGTGGACATGATCATCCAGAACATCGCCGAAGAGGGCCGGACGGACATGACGTTCTCCTGCCCCACCGATCAGGTGAAGCGCGCCGAACAGGCCCTGCACGCTGCCCGCGAGGCCGGCGACATCAACTTCCACGACCTGGTGGCCGACACCAATGTGGCCAAGATTTCAGCGGTGGGTATCGGCATGCGGTCGCAATCCGGTGTCGCCGCCAAGATGTTCAAGACGCTGTCCGACGACGGCATCAACATCAAGGTGATCGCCACCTCCGAGATCAAGATCTCGGTGTTGATCGACCGAAAATACATGGAACTGGCGGTGCAGGCCCTGCACGACGCGTTCGAGTTGGAAAAAGCTTGA
- a CDS encoding SseB family protein produces the protein MTEETPLDLAHHQMETAPEDDAARLRFYERLADSEMFLLLTKEAADENVSPSIFPVEGQDFVLAFDREDRLSGFTGAPAPYAALSGRVIAGQLAGQGVGLAVNLGAPSAILIPAEAVDWLARTVAHAPGEVEERIAAFHPPRGLPEALLRALDAKLAQMAGLAAGAYLAGTETASGGHGHMLAFIAARDGAEGALAKAVGEALTFSGVEAGVLDVGFFAAEDPRAAALARQGLRFDLPEPEAPPRVEHVAPGSDPDKPPRLR, from the coding sequence ATGACCGAAGAAACCCCGCTGGACCTGGCCCACCACCAGATGGAGACCGCGCCGGAAGATGACGCAGCCCGCCTGCGCTTCTACGAACGGCTGGCCGATAGCGAAATGTTCCTTCTGCTGACCAAGGAGGCGGCAGATGAAAATGTCTCTCCCAGCATCTTCCCGGTGGAGGGGCAGGATTTCGTCCTGGCCTTCGACCGGGAGGACCGGCTGTCCGGTTTCACCGGCGCGCCCGCGCCCTATGCCGCATTGTCGGGGCGGGTGATCGCCGGGCAATTGGCGGGGCAGGGCGTGGGGTTGGCGGTAAACCTGGGCGCGCCCTCCGCCATCCTGATCCCGGCGGAGGCGGTGGATTGGCTGGCCCGCACCGTCGCCCATGCGCCGGGCGAGGTGGAGGAACGCATCGCAGCCTTCCACCCGCCGCGCGGTCTGCCGGAAGCGCTGTTGCGCGCGCTGGATGCCAAGCTGGCGCAGATGGCCGGGCTGGCGGCGGGGGCCTACCTGGCCGGAACCGAAACCGCCAGCGGCGGGCACGGGCATATGCTGGCCTTCATCGCGGCGCGTGACGGGGCGGAGGGCGCCCTGGCCAAGGCGGTGGGCGAGGCGCTGACCTTCTCCGGGGTGGAGGCGGGCGTGCTGGACGTGGGGTTCTTCGCAGCCGAAGATCCCCGCGCGGCGGCGTTGGCGCGGCAGGGCCTGCGGTTCGACCTGCCGGAACCGGAGGCCCCGCCCAGGGTGGAACATGTCGCTCCCGGTTCGGATCCCGACAAACCGCCCCGCCTGCGCTGA
- a CDS encoding flavin reductase family protein: MFYEPKDGHGLPHNPFNAIVTPRPIGWVSTRGADGADNLAPYSFFNAVAYVPPQVMFASTSDKADRAMGKDTVANIEETGVFCVNIVEHEMRDAMNATSASLPAGEDEFIKAALDKAECTTIACARVAAAPAALECRLSQIVKLEGATNYMVLGEVIGVHMRDDCLRDGRFDVTTFNPLSRLGYRDYATVRELFELKRPGD; encoded by the coding sequence ATGTTTTACGAGCCCAAGGACGGCCACGGACTGCCGCACAACCCCTTCAACGCCATCGTCACGCCCCGGCCCATCGGCTGGGTTTCGACCCGGGGCGCGGATGGGGCGGACAATCTGGCGCCCTATTCCTTTTTCAACGCGGTCGCCTACGTGCCGCCACAGGTGATGTTCGCCTCCACCTCCGACAAGGCGGATCGCGCGATGGGCAAGGACACCGTCGCCAATATCGAGGAAACCGGCGTGTTCTGCGTCAACATCGTCGAACACGAGATGCGCGACGCGATGAACGCGACCTCCGCCAGCCTGCCGGCGGGCGAAGACGAATTCATCAAGGCCGCGCTGGACAAGGCCGAATGCACCACCATCGCCTGTGCCCGCGTGGCGGCCGCTCCGGCGGCGCTGGAATGCCGCTTGTCGCAGATCGTGAAGCTGGAAGGCGCCACCAATTACATGGTGCTGGGCGAGGTCATCGGCGTGCATATGCGCGATGATTGCCTGCGCGACGGCCGGTTCGACGTGACCACGTTCAACCCGCTGTCCCGGCTAGGCTATCGTGATTACGCCACCGTCCGGGAGCTGTTCGAGCTGAAACGCCCCGGAGATTGA
- a CDS encoding GNAT family N-acetyltransferase produces MYSLSQETPGDWWEVEALYDLCFAPGRTALSSYRLREGVAPVTELSRLARDGDGSLGGAIRFWPVRVGGAAVLLLGPVAVHPTRQGEGLGGLLIRESMAQACGSGWARVLLVGDASYYARFGFARLDGIDMPGPTNPDRILGHALHSGAWDGVRGAVTRWCGPVQPDAGR; encoded by the coding sequence ATGTACAGTCTCTCACAGGAAACGCCCGGGGATTGGTGGGAGGTCGAGGCGCTGTATGACCTGTGCTTTGCGCCGGGGCGGACCGCGCTCAGCTCCTACCGTCTGCGCGAGGGCGTCGCCCCGGTGACGGAACTGAGCCGGTTGGCGCGCGACGGCGACGGCAGTCTGGGCGGTGCGATCCGGTTCTGGCCCGTGCGTGTGGGCGGCGCGGCGGTGCTGTTGCTGGGCCCGGTCGCGGTGCATCCGACCCGCCAGGGCGAGGGGCTGGGCGGTCTGCTGATCCGCGAATCGATGGCCCAGGCGTGCGGCAGCGGCTGGGCGCGGGTGCTGCTGGTGGGGGATGCGTCCTATTACGCGCGTTTTGGCTTTGCCCGGCTGGACGGGATCGACATGCCCGGCCCGACCAATCCCGACCGCATTCTGGGCCATGCCCTGCACTCCGGGGCCTGGGACGGGGTCCGCGGGGCGGTCACCCGCTGGTGCGGGCCGGTCCAGCCCGACGCGGGGCGCTGA
- a CDS encoding adenine phosphoribosyltransferase, translating into MKGVRDYIRTIPDFPHAGIMFRDVTTLFADPRGFRMAVDQMLHPYAGLRIDKVVGLEARGFILGGAIAHQLAVGFVPVRKAGKLPGRVIAQPYQLEYGDAVMELHEDALAAGDRVLIVDDLLATGGTAEAGITLVEKLGGEILGCAFVIDLPELGGRARLERLGVAVHALCAFEGT; encoded by the coding sequence GTGAAGGGGGTGCGCGACTACATCCGCACCATTCCCGATTTTCCTCATGCCGGCATCATGTTCCGCGACGTGACCACCCTGTTCGCAGATCCGCGCGGGTTTCGCATGGCGGTGGATCAGATGCTGCACCCCTATGCCGGCCTGCGCATCGACAAGGTCGTCGGGCTGGAGGCGCGCGGCTTCATCCTGGGCGGGGCGATCGCGCATCAGCTTGCCGTGGGCTTCGTGCCGGTGCGCAAGGCGGGGAAGCTGCCGGGGCGCGTCATCGCACAGCCCTATCAACTGGAATACGGTGACGCCGTGATGGAACTGCACGAGGACGCCCTGGCGGCAGGAGATCGGGTGCTGATCGTGGATGACCTTCTGGCCACCGGCGGCACCGCCGAGGCCGGGATCACCCTGGTCGAGAAGCTGGGCGGAGAGATCCTTGGCTGTGCCTTCGTCATCGACCTGCCTGAGCTGGGTGGCCGCGCCCGGCTGGAAAGGCTGGGGGTCGCGGTGCATGCGCTCTGCGCCTTTGAGGGTACCTGA
- a CDS encoding DUF1178 family protein has translation MIQFSLKCSNDHRFDSWFQSSDAFEKLLKAGMIGCSVCGDTKVEKALMAPRVRPGRAAEADATTPTAAPQPPATPTRPLSAPGTPAQQALAALRKQILSQSTYVGGDFAREARSMHLGDTPERPIHGEARPEEARALLEDGVPVLPLPFAPGRKTN, from the coding sequence ATGATCCAATTCTCGTTGAAATGCAGCAACGACCACCGCTTTGACAGCTGGTTCCAATCTTCCGACGCTTTCGAGAAATTGTTGAAGGCCGGGATGATTGGCTGTTCCGTCTGTGGCGACACCAAGGTGGAAAAGGCGCTGATGGCGCCCCGCGTGCGCCCCGGCCGCGCTGCGGAGGCCGACGCGACGACACCCACCGCAGCGCCGCAGCCCCCCGCGACCCCCACCCGGCCGCTGTCCGCCCCCGGCACCCCGGCACAACAGGCGCTGGCCGCGCTGAGGAAACAAATCCTGTCGCAATCGACCTATGTCGGCGGCGATTTCGCGCGGGAGGCCCGGTCCATGCACCTGGGCGATACCCCGGAGCGCCCGATCCACGGCGAGGCCCGGCCTGAGGAGGCCCGCGCCCTGCTGGAGGACGGCGTGCCGGTGCTGCCCCTGCCCTTTGCGCCGGGGCGCAAGACGAACTGA
- a CDS encoding ArsR/SmtB family transcription factor — MKMNAPSPRDALLPDLSVEVAASTFAALGSEQRLNVLRQLVRAGPEGLSMGELGQRAGVTGSTLTHHLKILAQAGLVAQTRRGRSIICAAVAYEELHALADFLIRECCADATTPCEVHRDD, encoded by the coding sequence ATGAAAATGAACGCACCCTCCCCCCGTGACGCCCTGTTGCCCGACCTGTCGGTCGAAGTGGCAGCATCGACCTTCGCCGCGCTTGGGTCCGAGCAGCGCCTGAACGTGCTGCGCCAGCTGGTTCGCGCCGGTCCCGAAGGGCTGAGCATGGGAGAGCTGGGCCAGCGCGCCGGGGTCACCGGATCGACCCTGACCCATCACCTGAAGATCCTGGCCCAGGCCGGGCTGGTGGCCCAGACGCGGCGCGGACGGTCCATCATCTGTGCCGCCGTTGCCTATGAAGAACTGCACGCGCTGGCGGATTTCCTGATCCGCGAATGCTGTGCCGATGCCACCACCCCCTGCGAGGTACATCGCGATGACTGA